One region of Pseudomonas alvandae genomic DNA includes:
- the cyoD gene encoding cytochrome o ubiquinol oxidase subunit IV, translating into MSNLHGSVDARHGSVKSYLTGFVLSVILTVIPFALVMYPTLPKPVTAGVVAIFAVIQVVVHLIYFLHLNFSPHQRWNVTALVFSTVVIALLVGLSLWIMYSVHHNMLAH; encoded by the coding sequence ATGAGCAACCTTCATGGCAGCGTCGACGCCAGGCACGGCAGCGTGAAATCCTACCTCACCGGTTTTGTGCTGTCGGTCATCCTCACCGTCATCCCGTTCGCCCTGGTGATGTATCCCACGCTGCCCAAACCTGTGACGGCCGGCGTCGTGGCGATCTTCGCGGTGATCCAGGTTGTCGTGCACCTGATCTACTTCCTGCACCTCAACTTCTCGCCGCATCAACGCTGGAACGTGACGGCGCTGGTGTTCTCCACCGTGGTGATTGCGCTGCTGGTGGGGCTGTCGCTGTGGATCATGTACAGCGTGCATCACAATATGCTGGCGCATTGA
- the cyoC gene encoding cytochrome o ubiquinol oxidase subunit III produces the protein MSNLVQPNATAPESEHGHSDDSSMTLFGFWIYLMTDCILFATLFATYAVLGQSVAGGPGAADIFELPYVLTETFILLFSSITYGFAMLALSAGQKQKVLAWLGLTFVLGLAFIGMEIHEFQKLIGEGYGPDRSAFLTGFFTLVGTHGLHVTAGLIWMAVVMFQVQRNGLTTVNATRMGCLSLFWHFLDVVWICVFTVVYLFGVM, from the coding sequence ATGTCCAATCTCGTCCAGCCAAACGCCACCGCGCCGGAATCCGAACACGGCCATTCGGACGACAGCTCCATGACCCTGTTCGGGTTCTGGATCTACCTGATGACCGACTGCATTTTGTTCGCAACGCTGTTCGCGACCTATGCGGTGCTCGGGCAGAGCGTGGCCGGCGGGCCTGGTGCCGCCGATATTTTCGAATTGCCCTACGTTCTCACGGAAACCTTCATCCTGCTGTTCAGCAGCATTACCTACGGTTTCGCCATGCTCGCGCTGAGCGCCGGGCAGAAGCAGAAGGTGCTGGCATGGCTCGGCCTGACCTTCGTCCTCGGCCTGGCGTTTATCGGCATGGAGATCCATGAGTTCCAGAAGCTCATCGGCGAAGGCTACGGCCCCGACCGCAGCGCCTTTCTCACCGGGTTCTTCACGCTGGTGGGGACACACGGCCTGCACGTCACCGCCGGCCTGATCTGGATGGCGGTGGTGATGTTCCAGGTCCAACGCAACGGCCTGACCACGGTGAACGCCACCCGCATGGGCTGCCTGAGCCTGTTCTGGCACTTCCTCGACGTGGTGTGGATCTGCGTGTTTACCGTGGTCTATCTGTTTGGAGTGATGTAA
- the cyoB gene encoding cytochrome o ubiquinol oxidase subunit I gives MFGKLTLEAIPTDEPIIMWTLAVVALIALAGIAAITYYRKWAYLWNEWFTSVDHKRIGVMYIVVGLVMLLRGFSDAIMMRTQQAMASDGSPGYLPPEHYDQIFTAHGVIMIFFMAMPLVVGLMNIVVPLQIGARDVAFPFLNALSFWLFVAGAMLVNVSLAVGEFARTGWVAYPPLSGLSYSPGVGVDYYIWSLQISGVGTLLTGVNFFVTILKMRTPGMTLFRMPVFTWTVLCTAVLILASFPILTATLFMLSLDRYLDMHFFTNELGGNPMMYVNLIWAWGHPEVYILILPAFGIFSEVASTFSRKRLFGYHSLVWATIVITILSFIVWVHHFFTMGSGANVNAFFGIMTMIIAVPTGVKIFTWLFTMYRGRVRFETPMLWTVGFIVTFSIGGMTGVLLAVPGADFLLHNSLFLIAHFHNVIIGGAVFGYMCGLTYWFPKAFGFKLHDRLGRAAFWCWIIGFYFAFMPSYFLGFMGMTRRLNHFNVPEWEPWLLAELLGVGIILCGVSCQILQFYFSIRQRHQNRDLTGDPWDGRTLEWSTASPPPFYNFAQQPVVEGIDAYWGMKERGQKTAVEADFQNIHMPRNTAMGLVISLFSLIMCFALVWHIWWLAIVGLVATIGGVIWRSADDDIDYYVPAEEVARIENQRIKMLAEA, from the coding sequence ATGTTTGGAAAACTGACGCTTGAGGCGATCCCGACGGATGAGCCCATCATCATGTGGACCCTCGCCGTAGTGGCGCTGATCGCCTTGGCTGGCATCGCCGCCATCACCTACTACCGCAAGTGGGCCTACCTGTGGAACGAGTGGTTTACCTCGGTGGACCACAAGCGCATCGGCGTGATGTACATCGTCGTCGGCCTGGTAATGCTGCTGCGCGGCTTCTCCGACGCGATCATGATGCGCACGCAACAGGCGATGGCGTCCGACGGTTCGCCCGGCTACCTGCCGCCGGAGCACTACGACCAGATCTTCACCGCCCACGGCGTGATCATGATTTTCTTCATGGCGATGCCGCTGGTGGTGGGCTTGATGAACATCGTCGTGCCCTTGCAGATCGGCGCCCGGGACGTGGCGTTCCCGTTCCTCAACGCGTTGAGTTTCTGGTTGTTCGTCGCCGGGGCGATGTTGGTGAACGTCTCCCTGGCGGTCGGCGAATTCGCCCGCACGGGTTGGGTGGCTTATCCACCGCTGTCAGGGCTTTCCTACAGTCCCGGGGTCGGGGTGGACTATTACATCTGGTCCTTGCAGATATCCGGGGTCGGGACGTTGCTCACCGGGGTGAATTTCTTCGTCACGATCCTGAAAATGCGTACACCGGGCATGACCCTTTTCCGCATGCCGGTGTTCACCTGGACGGTGCTGTGCACGGCGGTGCTGATCCTCGCGTCGTTCCCGATCCTCACCGCCACGTTGTTCATGCTCAGCCTCGACCGCTACCTGGACATGCACTTCTTCACCAACGAGCTGGGCGGCAACCCGATGATGTACGTCAACCTCATCTGGGCGTGGGGCCACCCGGAGGTGTACATCCTGATCCTGCCGGCGTTCGGCATCTTTTCCGAGGTGGCGTCGACCTTCAGCCGCAAGCGCCTGTTCGGCTATCACTCGCTGGTGTGGGCGACGATCGTCATCACCATCCTGTCGTTCATCGTCTGGGTGCACCACTTCTTCACCATGGGCTCGGGGGCGAACGTCAACGCATTCTTCGGCATCATGACCATGATCATCGCCGTGCCCACCGGGGTGAAAATCTTCACCTGGCTGTTCACCATGTACCGCGGGCGGGTGCGCTTTGAAACGCCGATGCTGTGGACGGTGGGTTTTATCGTCACGTTCAGCATCGGCGGCATGACCGGCGTGCTGCTGGCGGTGCCCGGGGCGGATTTCCTGCTGCACAACAGCCTGTTCCTGATCGCCCACTTCCACAACGTGATCATTGGCGGTGCGGTGTTCGGCTATATGTGCGGCCTGACCTACTGGTTCCCCAAGGCGTTCGGCTTCAAGCTCCACGACCGCTTGGGCCGGGCGGCGTTCTGGTGCTGGATCATCGGTTTCTACTTCGCCTTCATGCCGTCTTACTTCCTTGGCTTCATGGGCATGACCCGGCGCCTGAACCACTTCAACGTGCCCGAATGGGAGCCATGGCTGCTGGCGGAGTTGCTGGGCGTGGGCATCATCCTTTGCGGGGTCAGTTGCCAGATCCTGCAGTTCTACTTCAGCATCCGCCAGCGCCACCAGAACCGCGACTTGACGGGGGATCCGTGGGACGGGCGCACGCTGGAGTGGTCAACCGCCTCGCCGCCGCCGTTCTACAATTTCGCCCAGCAACCGGTGGTGGAGGGTATCGATGCCTATTGGGGCATGAAGGAGCGCGGCCAGAAAACCGCCGTCGAGGCCGATTTCCAGAACATCCACATGCCGCGCAACACTGCCATGGGGCTGGTCATCAGTCTGTTCAGCCTGATCATGTGCTTTGCCCTGGTCTGGCATATCTGGTGGCTGGCCATCGTCGGGCTCGTCGCCACCATCGGTGGCGTGATCTGGCGCAGCGCCGATGACGACATCGACTACTACGTGCCTGCCGAAGAGGTGGCGCGCATCGAAAATCAACGCATCAAGATGTTGGCGGAGGCTTGA
- the cyoA gene encoding ubiquinol oxidase subunit II, whose protein sequence is MRTRLPCYVSRLLLVGGMLLLGGCDMVLFNPKGQVGVDQRNLIILSTLLMLLVVIPVIVMALIFSVKYRASNTKAKYTPEWAHSRKIETVVWGVPLVIIIILGVVTWKSTHALDPYRPLDSDVKPLVVQVVATDWKWLFIYPELGIASVNELAMPLDTPVNFRVTSDGAMTSFFIPALGGQIYAMAGMQTQLHLIANEAGEYRGIAANYNGPGFSDMHFRTLATDAAGFDKWVAGVRAGQGRLDKDSYARLARPTVKHPVEHYASIQPDLFQSIIDKYEGMNRSREVEHRMGHMQGSIESPVGARQQGQ, encoded by the coding sequence ATGCGAACCCGACTGCCTTGTTACGTATCAAGGTTGTTGCTGGTTGGCGGGATGCTGTTGCTCGGCGGTTGCGACATGGTGTTGTTCAATCCCAAGGGACAGGTCGGCGTTGACCAACGCAACTTGATCATTCTCTCGACGCTGTTGATGTTGCTGGTGGTGATACCGGTGATTGTCATGGCGTTGATCTTTTCCGTGAAATACCGCGCCTCCAACACAAAGGCGAAATACACGCCGGAGTGGGCGCACTCGCGCAAGATCGAAACCGTGGTCTGGGGTGTGCCGCTGGTGATCATCATCATTCTGGGGGTGGTCACTTGGAAGTCCACCCATGCGCTCGATCCTTATCGACCGCTGGATTCCGACGTCAAGCCGTTGGTGGTACAGGTGGTCGCCACCGATTGGAAGTGGCTGTTCATCTACCCGGAACTGGGCATCGCCTCGGTCAACGAACTGGCCATGCCGTTGGACACGCCGGTGAACTTTCGCGTGACGTCCGACGGCGCCATGACCTCGTTCTTCATTCCTGCGTTGGGCGGGCAGATCTATGCCATGGCCGGCATGCAGACCCAACTGCACCTGATCGCCAACGAGGCGGGGGAATACCGAGGCATCGCCGCCAACTACAACGGCCCGGGTTTCTCCGACATGCACTTCCGGACCCTGGCCACCGATGCGGCGGGCTTCGACAAGTGGGTCGCCGGCGTACGGGCGGGGCAGGGGCGTTTGGACAAGGACAGTTATGCGCGACTCGCCCGGCCTACGGTCAAGCACCCGGTTGAACACTACGCCTCGATCCAGCCGGATTTGTTCCAGAGCATCATCGATAAGTACGAAGGCATGAACCGCTCCCGTGAAGTCGAGCATCGCATGGGGCACATGCAAGGCAGCATCGAATCACCCGTCGGGGCCCGGCAGCAAGGGCAGTAA
- a CDS encoding YdcH family protein, translated as MPASHDLYQDLNCSKEAVQQRRQQDPELDRLLDEYTDVDNQVLAAESISAGNVEDDDLRKLKEQRLSIKDKIARQLTNNP; from the coding sequence ATGCCTGCTTCTCACGATCTCTACCAGGATTTGAATTGCAGCAAAGAGGCGGTTCAACAGCGGCGCCAGCAAGACCCGGAACTTGATCGCTTGCTCGATGAATACACGGATGTGGATAACCAAGTGTTGGCGGCCGAATCGATTTCGGCGGGCAACGTCGAGGATGACGACCTCCGCAAGCTCAAGGAGCAGCGCCTGTCGATCAAGGACAAGATCGCGCGCCAACTGACAAACAATCCATAA
- a CDS encoding MBL fold metallo-hydrolase, translating into MHIHHLNCGCMCPVGGKLFDGYSRGLTACLVCHCLLIETDSNGLVLVDTGFGQRDVQTPERLSRFFRAFNNIKFEHRLTALDQVRRLGFDANDVRHILLTHLDFDHAGGLQDFPQARVHVMRDEMAAARSADSWISRRRFQARQWQGVDNWEFYAPDGDTWFGFDSVRALIGAEEEDIFLVPLQGHTAGHAGIALRTPDGWMLHAGDAYFFHDEVHQAERRCPPGLKFYQYMMDTCRSARMRNQDRLRELARVQDGHVEIFCSHDAREWEKAILQSRTVRVDSTAMPSAAGRQSS; encoded by the coding sequence ATGCATATCCACCACCTGAACTGCGGTTGTATGTGCCCGGTGGGCGGGAAGCTGTTCGACGGCTACAGCCGGGGGCTGACGGCGTGCCTGGTGTGTCATTGCCTGCTGATTGAAACCGACAGCAACGGCCTGGTCCTGGTGGACACCGGTTTTGGCCAGCGGGACGTGCAGACGCCCGAGCGATTGAGTCGATTTTTCCGGGCCTTCAACAACATCAAGTTCGAACATCGCCTGACGGCCCTGGATCAGGTGCGGCGCCTGGGTTTCGATGCCAACGACGTGCGGCATATCCTGCTGACGCATCTGGATTTCGATCACGCCGGCGGGCTGCAGGATTTTCCCCAGGCGCGGGTGCATGTCATGCGCGACGAAATGGCGGCGGCCCGCTCGGCTGACAGCTGGATCAGTCGGCGCCGGTTCCAGGCGCGCCAGTGGCAGGGCGTCGATAATTGGGAGTTCTATGCCCCGGACGGCGACACCTGGTTCGGTTTCGATTCGGTGCGTGCGTTGATCGGCGCCGAAGAAGAGGACATTTTCCTGGTGCCGCTGCAGGGCCATACCGCCGGCCATGCCGGGATCGCCCTGCGCACGCCTGACGGCTGGATGCTGCATGCCGGCGACGCGTATTTTTTTCACGATGAAGTCCATCAAGCCGAGCGCCGTTGCCCGCCGGGCCTGAAGTTCTATCAATACATGATGGACACCTGCCGCTCGGCACGGATGCGCAATCAGGATCGCCTGCGGGAACTGGCGCGGGTTCAGGACGGGCACGTCGAGATTTTTTGCAGCCACGATGCCAGGGAGTGGGAGAAGGCAATACTTCAGTCACGCACGGTCCGGGTGGACTCCACGGCAATGCCCTCGGCCGCCGGTAGACAATCCTCCTGA
- a CDS encoding glutathionylspermidine synthase family protein, producing the protein MKKIQCAERPDWKQTAEQLGFLFHTIDDEPYWDESAYYQFTLKQIEDDLEDPTTELHEMCMDLVARVVRSEELLERLSIPAPFFDLVRTSWLEGHPHLYGRMDFSYNGTGPAKLLELNYDTPTSLYEAAAFQWGWLEQCIERGMLPAHADQFNSIDTKLHQAFAQLQLTEPFYFASMKGSVEDKGTTDYLRLIAEKVGIESRHIDIEDIGLNSDGRFVDLEERWIPHLFKLHAWEFIFHEPFGAAIAQCDTQFFEPAWKSIISNKGILPLLWEFNKGHPNLLAAHLDTDTSKAVPKGWVRKPFFSREGANIELQTADGLIVKEDGPYTDAPFILQEFAPLPRFGDSYTLIGSWVIGDQAAGIGVREDNSLITKDSSRFLPHLILD; encoded by the coding sequence ATGAAGAAGATCCAGTGCGCAGAACGTCCTGACTGGAAACAGACCGCCGAGCAGCTCGGCTTTCTGTTCCACACCATCGACGACGAACCCTATTGGGACGAAAGCGCGTACTACCAGTTCACCCTCAAGCAGATCGAGGATGACCTGGAAGACCCGACCACCGAGCTCCATGAAATGTGCATGGACCTCGTGGCCCGGGTGGTCCGGAGCGAAGAATTGCTGGAGCGCCTGAGCATTCCCGCACCGTTCTTCGACCTGGTGCGCACCTCATGGCTTGAAGGCCACCCGCACCTGTATGGGCGCATGGATTTCTCCTACAACGGCACGGGCCCGGCCAAGCTGCTGGAGCTCAACTACGACACGCCGACCAGCCTCTACGAGGCGGCGGCGTTCCAGTGGGGCTGGCTGGAACAGTGCATCGAGCGCGGCATGCTGCCGGCTCATGCCGACCAGTTCAACAGCATCGACACCAAGCTGCACCAGGCCTTTGCCCAGTTGCAGCTCACCGAGCCGTTCTATTTCGCCTCGATGAAAGGCTCGGTGGAAGACAAGGGCACCACAGACTACTTGCGCCTGATCGCGGAAAAAGTCGGCATCGAATCGCGGCACATCGACATCGAAGACATCGGCCTCAACAGCGACGGGCGTTTCGTCGATCTGGAAGAGCGCTGGATTCCGCACCTGTTCAAGCTGCACGCCTGGGAGTTCATCTTCCACGAACCGTTTGGTGCTGCGATTGCCCAATGCGACACGCAGTTTTTCGAACCGGCCTGGAAGTCGATCATCTCCAACAAAGGCATCCTGCCGCTGCTGTGGGAATTCAACAAAGGCCACCCGAACCTGCTCGCGGCTCACCTCGACACCGACACCAGCAAAGCGGTGCCCAAGGGTTGGGTGCGCAAGCCGTTCTTTTCCCGGGAAGGCGCCAACATCGAGTTGCAGACCGCTGACGGCTTGATCGTCAAGGAAGACGGGCCCTACACCGACGCGCCGTTCATCCTCCAGGAATTCGCGCCACTGCCACGCTTCGGCGACAGCTACACGCTGATCGGTTCCTGGGTCATCGGCGACCAGGCGGCCGGCATTGGCGTGCGGGAAGACAACAGCCTGATCACCAAGGATTCGAGCCGGTTCCTGCCGCATCTGATCCTCGATTGA
- a CDS encoding DUF1190 domain-containing protein yields MKRSKYVQLSLAASVALAISGCGPTEKTYKLQKKYNFQSVQQCVDEKLPVDICADAYMTAMAEHRRIAPTYDSQADCDADFVPDWCQQDSAGKFIPKLGGFELSADGEVTQSQVDAARAQLPASEANVGGSGFGNLLTGLLIGNMLSSNRNSYYSEPVYRYRDDRGDFGSSTLSQRVSRGSTFNKSNQARYGSYTDSIKSSKAMSVSSSTSRGGFGSSSSARSGWGGSSSSGG; encoded by the coding sequence ATGAAACGAAGCAAGTACGTCCAGCTTTCGCTGGCTGCATCGGTCGCCCTGGCGATATCCGGCTGCGGGCCAACGGAAAAAACCTACAAGTTGCAGAAGAAGTACAACTTCCAGTCCGTCCAGCAATGTGTCGATGAAAAGCTGCCGGTGGACATCTGCGCCGACGCCTACATGACCGCCATGGCCGAGCACCGTCGCATCGCGCCGACCTACGATAGCCAGGCTGATTGCGATGCCGACTTTGTCCCCGATTGGTGCCAGCAGGACTCGGCCGGCAAGTTCATCCCCAAGCTCGGTGGTTTCGAGCTGAGTGCCGATGGCGAAGTCACGCAGTCCCAGGTCGACGCCGCCCGGGCCCAATTGCCGGCGTCGGAAGCGAACGTCGGTGGTTCAGGCTTCGGCAACCTGCTGACCGGCCTGCTGATCGGTAACATGTTGAGCAGCAACCGCAACAGCTATTACTCCGAACCGGTCTACCGCTACCGCGATGACCGTGGCGACTTCGGGTCTTCGACGCTCAGCCAGCGGGTGTCGAGAGGTTCGACCTTCAACAAGTCCAACCAGGCGCGGTACGGCAGCTACACCGACTCCATCAAGAGCAGCAAGGCGATGTCCGTCTCGTCCTCCACGTCCCGTGGTGGTTTCGGCAGCAGTTCCAGCGCCCGCAGCGGTTGGGGCGGTTCCAGCAGCTCCGGCGGTTGA
- a CDS encoding DUF350 domain-containing protein: protein MLEALSISLNKAAVLGFVMYILGAAVLFALFQFIYTRVTPHKEFELIRSGNVAAAIALGGAVIGFAIPASNVIAYSINMLDFVVWAVIAAVVQLLAFLVTSLVLKGASARIKNGEIAAGIYIAAVAISVGMLNAACMTPSTN, encoded by the coding sequence ATGCTTGAAGCGCTCTCCATTTCCCTGAACAAAGCCGCCGTGCTCGGCTTTGTCATGTACATCCTCGGCGCCGCCGTGCTGTTTGCGCTGTTCCAGTTCATCTACACCCGCGTCACACCGCACAAGGAATTCGAACTGATCCGTTCGGGCAACGTGGCCGCGGCCATCGCCCTGGGCGGTGCCGTCATCGGTTTCGCCATTCCGGCCAGCAACGTGATTGCCTACTCGATCAACATGCTGGACTTCGTCGTCTGGGCGGTGATCGCCGCGGTCGTCCAGTTGCTGGCGTTCCTGGTGACCAGCCTGGTACTCAAGGGCGCTTCCGCGCGCATCAAGAACGGTGAAATCGCCGCCGGTATCTACATTGCCGCCGTGGCCATCAGCGTCGGCATGTTGAACGCCGCGTGCATGACGCCTTCCACGAACTGA
- a CDS encoding DUF2491 family protein, producing MGWFKQLMGLEAPNANTTASTPVVGPLGLASGKQVMFDATLKLLLDGNSAVVIPANQQIWSLGIVDLGQSNWLSRAYMNDEDYWLQVHTSGDVAGQVESVILFNYLSYVTINSEAELRRLAGPESLIGLPTYTHDGVEYTREWGTEAGQTELVVLSERVSNPDESYAVEHRSMLYARDTGLTDRREFLLFSVEEDAEGTVSLSTSLGISLYTTDLNTF from the coding sequence ATGGGGTGGTTTAAACAGTTGATGGGGCTCGAGGCCCCGAACGCGAACACGACAGCCAGCACACCTGTCGTTGGGCCGCTGGGCCTGGCCTCTGGCAAGCAAGTCATGTTCGATGCCACGCTCAAGTTGTTGCTCGACGGCAACAGCGCCGTGGTGATCCCGGCCAACCAACAGATCTGGAGCCTGGGCATCGTCGACCTCGGGCAGTCGAACTGGCTGTCGCGCGCCTACATGAACGACGAGGACTACTGGTTGCAGGTGCACACCAGCGGTGACGTCGCCGGGCAGGTCGAGTCGGTGATCCTGTTCAACTACCTCAGCTACGTCACGATCAACAGTGAGGCCGAGTTGCGTCGCCTCGCCGGCCCCGAAAGCCTGATCGGCCTGCCGACCTACACCCACGACGGCGTCGAATACACCCGCGAATGGGGCACCGAGGCGGGACAGACGGAGCTGGTGGTGTTGAGCGAGCGCGTGAGCAATCCGGACGAGTCCTACGCCGTCGAGCACCGTTCGATGCTGTACGCCCGCGACACGGGCCTGACGGATCGCCGGGAGTTCCTGCTGTTCTCCGTCGAAGAGGACGCCGAAGGCACTGTCAGCCTGAGCACTTCGCTGGGTATTTCGCTGTACACCACTGACCTGAACACTTTTTGA
- a CDS encoding ion channel gives MSIFLLLRTYASSFFHRFGWAGLAIALGVHLSIAWIGLVLLGEQHLITAATFIYFYLTTTLTVGYGDLLPQTSAGRIFVATWIMLGGIALLTTVIGKTTSSVIDVWRKGMKGKGDFTGKSGHTVLIGWEGASSERVIELLLQDETSNDNLIVICDCDLEENPMPGKATYIKGDSLSSVALLQRAGVPGAERVLVRTHSDDLTLATVLAVNRLGPVGHVVAHFNDSEIAALASAYAPSLECTSSMAIEMLVRASQDPGSSVVINELLCVGEGATQYLMKLPEAFEASFGDLYTRMKEQHNATLIGYRAKGARHPSINPPGVTRVMGGELFYIASTRLKDISHGVV, from the coding sequence ATGTCGATTTTCCTTCTGTTGCGCACCTACGCGTCGTCCTTCTTCCATCGCTTCGGTTGGGCGGGGCTGGCCATTGCGTTGGGTGTGCACTTGTCCATCGCCTGGATCGGCCTGGTGCTGCTGGGCGAGCAGCACCTCATCACCGCCGCCACGTTTATCTACTTCTATCTCACCACCACGCTCACCGTCGGTTATGGCGATCTGTTGCCGCAGACATCTGCCGGGCGAATTTTCGTGGCGACCTGGATCATGCTCGGGGGCATTGCCCTGTTGACGACGGTCATCGGCAAAACCACCAGCAGCGTCATCGATGTATGGAGAAAAGGCATGAAGGGCAAAGGCGATTTCACCGGTAAGAGCGGTCACACGGTTCTGATCGGTTGGGAAGGTGCTTCCAGCGAGCGGGTCATTGAACTGCTGCTGCAGGACGAAACGTCCAATGACAACCTGATCGTCATCTGCGATTGCGATCTCGAAGAAAACCCCATGCCCGGCAAGGCCACGTACATCAAGGGCGATAGCCTGTCTTCCGTCGCGTTGTTGCAACGTGCCGGCGTGCCGGGCGCCGAACGCGTGTTGGTGCGCACCCATTCCGACGACCTGACCCTGGCCACCGTGCTGGCGGTCAATCGTCTGGGACCGGTCGGGCATGTCGTCGCTCATTTCAATGACAGCGAGATTGCCGCCCTCGCCAGCGCCTACGCGCCGAGCCTGGAATGCACCTCGAGCATGGCGATCGAAATGCTGGTGCGTGCTTCCCAGGACCCGGGCTCGTCAGTGGTCATCAATGAATTGCTCTGTGTCGGCGAAGGCGCCACCCAGTACCTGATGAAACTGCCCGAGGCGTTCGAAGCGAGCTTCGGCGACCTCTACACCCGCATGAAAGAGCAGCACAACGCTACGCTGATCGGTTACCGCGCAAAAGGCGCCCGACATCCATCGATCAACCCGCCTGGCGTCACCCGCGTCATGGGCGGCGAACTTTTCTACATCGCTTCCACGCGTCTCAAGGACATTTCCCATGGGGTGGTTTAA
- a CDS encoding PspA/IM30 family protein — protein sequence MTQSIWSKLFTALRGGANEVGESIVDQQALRILDQEIRDADTALANAKRELVTIMAKHKLATDRVAEYNAKIKDLEAKALAAIQANREDLALEVAEAISTLTNELDAEQKHATEFGGYADNMRKDITKAESRIKSLRQQVDMAKARESVQKAQVSASIASGGANGKLETAVGTLNRLQAKQQQRAAELQAQDELAEASTGSDLERKLRDAGITPNEGSANAILERLKKKSAE from the coding sequence ATGACCCAGTCCATCTGGAGCAAGTTGTTCACCGCACTGCGTGGCGGTGCCAACGAAGTCGGCGAATCGATCGTCGACCAACAGGCCCTGCGCATCCTCGACCAGGAAATCCGCGACGCCGACACCGCGCTGGCCAATGCCAAGCGCGAGCTGGTCACCATCATGGCCAAGCACAAGCTGGCGACCGATCGCGTCGCGGAATACAACGCCAAGATCAAGGACCTGGAAGCCAAGGCCCTGGCCGCGATCCAGGCCAACCGCGAAGACCTGGCGCTGGAAGTGGCCGAAGCCATTTCGACCCTGACCAACGAACTGGACGCCGAGCAAAAGCACGCGACCGAGTTCGGTGGCTACGCGGACAACATGCGCAAGGACATCACCAAGGCCGAAAGCCGCATCAAGAGCCTGCGCCAGCAAGTGGACATGGCCAAGGCCCGGGAAAGCGTGCAGAAGGCCCAGGTCAGCGCCTCGATCGCCAGCGGCGGCGCCAATGGCAAGCTGGAAACCGCCGTCGGAACCCTCAACCGCCTGCAGGCCAAGCAACAACAACGTGCCGCTGAACTGCAAGCCCAGGACGAGCTGGCCGAGGCTTCGACCGGCTCCGACCTGGAGCGCAAGCTGCGCGATGCCGGCATCACACCGAACGAAGGCAGCGCCAATGCGATCCTGGAACGCCTGAAGAAAAAATCGGCTGAGTAA
- a CDS encoding YjfI family protein, whose product MKQMRAGLSAAGYVKHETWVLPENRSLLKQMEKQLRQPILAGPFMSEDYMSAGNNWNIDRLYSALQALDEVVANDITLSLVQGAESSIKLEMNDFGGLPIYIAVVGDQIIVDTVLVDVESISDVAAFNDAVLRSREMFPLSSIGIESMPNGQVVYNMFGSLSAGSSLTNVVTEVKTLVDNVQRASEAFERFFI is encoded by the coding sequence ATGAAGCAGATGCGCGCGGGCCTGAGTGCCGCCGGGTATGTGAAACACGAGACTTGGGTGCTTCCTGAAAACCGAAGCCTGCTCAAGCAAATGGAGAAACAGCTACGCCAACCGATTCTGGCTGGCCCATTCATGTCGGAGGATTACATGAGCGCAGGTAACAACTGGAACATCGATCGCCTCTACAGCGCCCTTCAGGCTCTGGATGAAGTGGTCGCGAACGACATCACCCTCTCCCTCGTCCAAGGCGCCGAGTCCAGCATCAAGCTGGAAATGAATGACTTCGGTGGCTTGCCGATCTACATCGCCGTGGTCGGCGACCAGATCATCGTCGATACCGTGCTGGTGGATGTCGAGTCGATCAGCGACGTCGCGGCCTTCAACGACGCCGTGTTGCGCAGCCGGGAAATGTTCCCGCTGTCGTCCATCGGCATCGAGTCCATGCCCAACGGGCAGGTCGTCTACAACATGTTCGGCTCCCTGAGCGCAGGTTCCAGCCTGACCAACGTCGTCACCGAGGTCAAAACCCTCGTCGACAACGTCCAGCGCGCCAGCGAAGCCTTCGAACGCTTCTTCATTTAA